A genomic region of Raphanus sativus cultivar WK10039 chromosome 6, ASM80110v3, whole genome shotgun sequence contains the following coding sequences:
- the LOC108838344 gene encoding uncharacterized protein LOC108838344 — MLPGNRIRNQSSGHANRKRKERQDELIKSQANDMLKYVTRTKTAKSDEAVGDEINNEDEELIIEEDTSEKSEEEIVGDDANCTDTDKEKAENEDMEDQEEVDGIRSVHENVDMDDLANWKKIDPRMRDRLVEKGPPTRPSIDHPFPRDSFDRCFTYSSYTRKMSNGEKQDRRWLVYSKGKDKVFCFCCKLFSQETCPPILVTTGYDDWRNASHRLKSHETTYNHIVCMSSWIELETRLKKSETIDKHLQEAINKEKKHWRDVMLRIIAVVKTLAERNLAFRGENEKVTDLNSGNFLAFIKMIGGFDEVMKEHIRRIEKGETQYHYLSHKIQNELIELLASEIKKVILKKIQDAKYFSIILDSTPDVSRKEQMTFLIRCVDVSTDSPTVKEFFLSFLEIKDKTGEGIFTTLQDALTDLKLSIGDIRGQGYDNGSNMKGKHKGVQKRLLDINPRAFYTPCGCHSLNLALCDMASSSDKAVEFFGIVQRIYCLFASSTNNWEVYKEIVDGTTLKSLSQTRWESRINSVKPIRFQTLKIREALFFLADNNDNIGQRSEAESLAVSETHGLGGFEFLFGMVIWYDLLYAVNTVSKTLQSEDMDIEVAIFQLGGLVDYLKSYRETGFEKAKVEAMKIAIDMDIEPAFSSKPKRLIKKKKQFGEDAERVDESNMLSVEETFRIDYFINIMDQAIVSLGVRFEQFQHYEEIFGFLFGLKKLKSAKDDELMTSCVKLEASLEHNGHSDVDGKQLFMELRYLREILPKEITKAVEMLEFLKRMDGCYPSTEIAYRILLTIPISVASAERSFSKLKLIKNYLRSTMSQERLNGLSMIAIEHELAEALDHSKLINDFAGKKARRTIFHD, encoded by the coding sequence atgttACCGGGGAATAGAATCAGAAATCAGTCAAGTGGACATGCAAATAGGAAGAGAAAGGAGAGACAAGACGAACTGATAAAATCTCAAGCCAATGATATGCTAAAGTATGTTACAAGAACCAAAACTGCAAAAAGTGATGAagctgttggagatgagattaACAACGAAGATGAGGAGCTTATAATTGAAGAAGATACATCTGAGAAAAGTGAAGAAGAAATTGTTGGAGATGATGCAAATTGTACGGATACGGATAAAGAAAAAGCTGAGAACGAAGACATGGAAGACCAAGAGGAAGTTGATGGTATTAGGAGTGTTCATGAGAATGTTGATATGGATGACCTTGCAAACTGGAAGAAAATTGACCCAAGAATGAGAGATCGTTTGGTGGAAAAGGGTCCACCCACAAGACCTTCAATTGATCATCCTTTTCCAAGAGATAGTTTCGATAGATGTTTCACGTACTCGTCTTATACAAGAAAAATGAGCAATGGAGAGAAACAAGATAGAAGATGGTTAGTTTACTCAAAAGGTAAAGATAAGGTCTTTTGTTTTTGCTGTAAATTATTCAGTCAAGAAACATGTCCTCCTATTCTGGTGACTACGGGTTATGATGACTGGAGAAATGCTTCACATAGGCTAAAGTCTCATGAAACGACTTACAATCATATTGTTTGCATGAGTAGCTGGATTGAGCTAGAAACGAGGCTGAAAAAGAGTGAAACTATTGATAAGCATTTGCAAGAGGCAATTAACAAGGAGAAAAAACATTGGAGAGATGTGATGTTGAGGATAATTGCAGTGGTAAAGACTCTAGCAGAAAGGAATTTAGCATTTCGTGGAGAAAACGAGAAGGTTACTGATCTAAACAGTGGAAATTTTTTGGCGTTTATCAAGATGATTGGAGGCTTTGATGAAGTAATGAAGGAACACATTCGACGGATTGAAAAGGGTGAAACTCAATACCATTATCTTAGTCATAAAATTCAGAATGAGTTGATAGAATTACTTGCTAGTGAGATTAAGAAGGTAATCTTAAAGAAGATTCAAGATGCgaaatatttttcaatcattttgGATTCTACTCCTGATGTTAGTCGTAAAGAGCAGATGACGTTTTTAATTCGGTGTGTAGATGTTTCTACGGATTCACCCACGGTTAAAGAGTTCTTTTTGTCATTCTTGGAAATCAAAGACAAAACAGGAGAGGGAATTTTTACCACTCTTCAAGATGCATTGACTGATCTTAAATTGAGTATTGGTGATATAAGAGGACAAGGCTATGACAATGGGTCAAATATGAAAGGAAAACATAAAGGAGTTCAGAAAAGATTGCTTGATATTAACCCAAGGGCATTCTATACTCCATGTGGATGTCATAGTCTCAATCTTGCTCTTTGTGACATGGCTTCTTCCTCCGATAAAGCTGTTGAATTCTTTGGCATTGTGCAGCGTATATATTGCTTATTTGCATCATCAACCAACAACTGGGAAGTTTACAAAGAGATAGTGGATGGTACTACGCTTAAATCATTGTCACAAACTCGGTGGGAGAGTCGAATTAATAGTGTTAAACCGATAAGGTTTCAAACTCTAAAGATACGAGAGGCTTTGTTTTTCTTAGCAGATAACAATGATAATATTGGACAGCGTAGTGAGGCTGAGTCTCTTGCAGTAAGTGAAACACATGGACTTGGAGGATTTGAGTTTCTCTTTGGAATGGTAATTTGGTATGATCTTCTTTATGCTGTCAATACGGTGAGCAAAACCTTACAGTCAGAAGATATGGATATTGAGGTTGCTATTTTTCAGTTAGGAGGACTTGTTGATTATTTGAAAAGCTACAGAGAAACAGGTTTTGAGAAAGCAAAAGTTGAAGCTATGAAAATTGCCATTGATATGGATATTGAACCAGCGTTTTCTTCGAAACCAAAACGcttgataaaaaagaaaaagcaattTGGTGAAGATGCTGAAAGAGTTGATGAAAGTAACATGTTAAGTGTGGAGGAGACTTTTAGGATCGACTATTTTATCAACATTATGGATCAGGCTATAGTGTCTCTTGGGGTTAGATTCGAGCAATTTCAGCATTATGAagaaatttttggatttttatttggCTTGAAAAAACTTAAGTCAGCAAAGGATGATGAGTTGATGACATCTTGTGTCAAGCTTGAAGCTTCTTTAGAGCATAATGGGCATTCAGATGTAGACGGAAAACAGCTTTTTATGGAACTTCGATATCTAAGGGAAATACTGCCAAAGGAAATTACAAAAGCTGTTGAGATGCTAGAATTTCTTAAAAGAATGGACGGGTGTTATCCAAGCACAGAGATTGCTTATCGTATACTACTAACCATTCCAATTTCAGTTGCTTCCGCAGAAAGAAGTTTTTCAAAGTTGAAGCTCATAAAAAATTATCTACGTTCGACTATGTCTCAAGAGAGGTTAAATGGATTGTCGATGATAGCAATAGAACACGAACTAGCCGAAGCCCTTGACCATTCGAAGTTGATAAATGATTTTGCAGGAAAAAAAGCAAGGAgaactatctttcatgattaA
- the LOC130495774 gene encoding LOW QUALITY PROTEIN: uncharacterized protein LOC130495774 (The sequence of the model RefSeq protein was modified relative to this genomic sequence to represent the inferred CDS: inserted 1 base in 1 codon), with the protein MLPGNRIRNQSSGHANRKRKERQDELIKSQANDMLKYVTRTKTAKSDEAVGDEINNEDEELIIEEDTSEKSEEEIVGDDANCMDTDKEKAENEDMEDQEEVDGIRSVHENVDMDDLANWKKIDPRMRDRLVEKGPPTRPSIDHPFPRDSFDRCFTYSSYTRKMSNGEKQDRRCQETCPPILVTTGYDDWRNASHRLKSHETTYNHIVCMSSWIELETRLKKSETIDKHLQEAINKEKKHWRDVMLRIIAVVKTLAERNLAFRGENEKVTDLNSGNFLAFIKMIGGFDEVMKEHIRRIEKGETQYHYLSHKIQNELIELLASEIKKVILKKIQDAKYFSIILDSTPDVSRKEQMTXLIRCVDVSTDSPTVKEFFLSFLEIKDKTGEGIFTTLQDALTDLKLSIGDIRGQVSETHGLGGFEFLFGMVIWYDLLYAVNTVSKTLQSEDMDIEVAIFQLGGLVDYLKSYRETGFEKAKVEAMKIAIDMDIEPAFSSKPKRLIKKKKQFGEDAERVDESNMLSVEETFRIDYFINIMDQAIVSLGSAKDDELMTSCVKLEASLEHNGHSDVDGKQLFMELRYLREILPKEITKAVEMLEFLKRMDGCYPSTEIAYRILLTIPISVASAERSFSKLKLIKNYLRSTMSQERLNGLSMIAIEHELAEALDHSKLINDFAGKKARRTIFHD; encoded by the exons atgttACCGGGGAATAGAATCAGAAATCAGTCAAGTGGACATGCAAATAGGAAGAGAAAGGAGAGACAAGACGAACTGATAAAATCTCAAGCCAATGATATGCTAAAGTATGTTACAAGAACCAAAACTGCAAAAAGTGATGAagctgttggagatgagattaACAACGAAGATGAGGAGCTTATAATTGAAGAAGATACATCTGAGAAAAGTGAAGAAGAAATTGTTGGAGATGATGCAAATTGTATGGATACGGATAAAGAAAAAGCTGAGAACGAAGACATGGAAGACCAAGAGGAAGTTGATGGTATTAGGAGTGTTCATGAGAATGTTGATATGGATGACCTTGCAAACTGGAAGAAAATTGACCCAAGAATGAGAGATCGTTTGGTGGAAAAGGGTCCACCCACAAGACCTTCAATTGATCATCCTTTTCCAAGAGATAGTTTCGATAGATGTTTCACGTACTCGTCTTATACAAGAAAAATGAGCAATGGAGAGAAACAAGATAGAAGATG TCAAGAAACATGTCCTCCTATTCTGGTGACTACGGGTTATGATGACTGGAGAAATGCTTCACATAGGCTAAAGTCTCATGAAACGACTTACAATCATATTGTTTGCATGAGTAGCTGGATTGAGCTAGAAACGAGGCTGAAAAAGAGTGAAACTATTGATAAGCATTTGCAAGAGGCAATTAACAAGGAGAAAAAACATTGGAGAGATGTGATGTTGAGGATAATTGCAGTGGTAAAGACTCTAGCAGAAAGGAATTTAGCATTTCGTGGAGAAAACGAGAAGGTTACTGATCTAAACAGTGGAAATTTTTTGGCGTTTATCAAGATGATTGGAGGCTTTGATGAAGTAATGAAGGAACACATTCGACGGATTGAAAAGGGTGAAACTCAATACCATTATCTTAGTCATAAAATTCAGAATGAGTTGATAGAATTACTTGCTAGTGAGATTAAGAAGGTAATCTTAAAGAAGATTCAAGATGCgaaatatttttcaatcattttgGATTCTACTCCTGATGTTAGTCGTAAAGAGCAGATGA TTTTAATTCGGTGTGTAGATGTTTCTACGGATTCACCCACGGTTAAAGAGTTCTTTTTGTCATTCTTGGAAATCAAAGACAAAACAGGAGAGGGAATTTTTACCACTCTTCAAGATGCATTGACTGATCTTAAATTGAGTATTGGTGATATAAGAGGACAAG TAAGTGAAACACATGGACTTGGAGGATTTGAGTTTCTCTTTGGAATGGTAATTTGGTATGATCTTCTTTATGCTGTCAATACGGTGAGCAAAACCTTACAGTCAGAAGATATGGATATTGAGGTTGCTATTTTTCAGTTAGGAGGACTTGTTGATTATTTGAAAAGCTACAGAGAAACAGGTTTTGAGAAAGCAAAAGTTGAAGCTATGAAAATTGCCATTGATATGGATATTGAACCAGCGTTTTCTTCGAAACCAAAACGcttgataaaaaagaaaaagcaattTGGTGAAGATGCTGAAAGAGTTGATGAAAGTAACATGTTAAGTGTGGAGGAGACTTTTAGGATCGACTATTTTATCAACATTATGGATCAGGCTATAGTGTCTCTTGGG TCAGCAAAGGATGATGAGTTGATGACATCTTGTGTCAAGCTTGAAGCTTCTTTAGAGCATAATGGGCATTCAGATGTAGACGGAAAACAGCTTTTTATGGAACTTCGATATCTAAGAGAAATACTGCCAAAGGAAATTACAAAAGCTGTTGAGATGCTAGAATTTCTTAAAAGAATGGACGGGTGTTATCCAAGCACAGAGATTGCTTATCGTATACTACTAACCATTCCAATTTCAGTTGCTTCCGCAGAAAGAAGTTTTTCAAAGTTGAAGCTCATAAAAAATTATCTACGTTCGACTATGTCTCAAGAGAGGTTAAATGGATTGTCGATGATAGCAATAGAACACGAACTAGCCGAAGCCCTTGACCATTCGAAGTTGATAAATGATTTTGCAGGAAAAAAAGCAAGGAgaactatctttcatgattaA
- the LOC108813399 gene encoding auxin response factor 5 — MMAASLACVEDKMKTNGLIIGGTTQTSQSTLLEEMKLLKDQSGTRKPVINSELWHACAGPLVSLPQVGSLVYYFPQGHSEQVAVSTRRSATTQVPNYPNLPSQLMCQVHNVTLHADKDSDEIYAQMSLQPVHSERDVFPVPDFGLLRGSKHPSEFFCKTLTASDTSTHGGFSVPRRAAEKLFPPLDYTAQPPTQELVVRDLHENTWTFRHIYRGQPKRHLLTTGWSLFVGSKRLRAGDSVLFIRDEKSQLMVGVRRANRQQTALPSSVLSADSMHIGVLAAAAHATANRTPFLIFYNPRACPAEFVIPIAKYRKAICGSQLSVSMRFGMMFETEDSGKRRYMGTIVGISDLDPLRWPGSKWRNLQVEWDEPGCNDKPTRVSPWDTETPESLFIFPSLTSGLKRQLHPSYFAGETEWGSLIKRPLIRVSDPTNGILPYASFPNMASEQLMRMMMRPHNNQNATTSFMSEMQQNVLMGHPGLLGDMKLQQPMVQTQQESKLTVNPSASNMSGQEQNAPAKSENPTLSGCSSGRLSHGNEQQTMEQASQVRMVSVCNEEKVNELIQRPVALSPVQADPCPDIRQQIYPPTNGFSFLETEELTSQVSSFQSLAGSYKQPLMLSPQDSSAVVLPDSTNSTLFHDVWDNQLNGLKFDQFSPLMQQDLYGNSTNSSNILDPPLSNTVLDDFCAIKETDFQTHPSDCLVGTNNNSFTQDVQSQITSASFADNSGGTGTSSSNVDFDDSSLLQNSKGSRQKLAAPRVRTYTKVQKTGSVGRSIDVTSFRDYKELKSAIECMFGLEGLLTRPQSSGWKLVYVDYESDVLLVGDDPWEEFVGCVKCIRILSPTEVQQMSEEGMKLLNSACINDLKTSVS; from the exons ATGATGGCTGCTTCATTGGCTTGTGTTGAGGACAAGATGAAAACAAATGGTTTGATTATTGGAGGAACAACACAAACTTCTCAATCTACTCTGCTTGAAGAGATGAAGCTGTTGAAGGATCAGTCAg GAACGAGAAAGCCGGTAATAAACTCGGAGCTATGGCACGCTTGTGCAGGCCCTTTGGTTAGTCTCCCTCAAGTGGGGAGCTTAGTGTATTACTTCCCACAAGGTCACAGCGAGCAG gtTGCTGTTTCAACCAGAAGATCAGCAACAACCCAAGTTCCTAATTACCCAAATCTTCCATCTCAGTTGATGTGCCAAGTCCATAATGTTACCCTTCAT GCAGACAAAGACAGTGATGAAATCTATGCTCAGATGAGTCTACAACCTGTTCACTCT GAGAGAGATGTGTTCCCTGTACCAGACTTTGGACTATTAAGAGGAAGCAAGCACCCTTCTGAGTTTTTCTGCAAAACGCTTACTGCTAGTGATACAAGTACACATGGAGGTTTCTCCGTCCCACGTAGGGCTGCAGAGAAGCTATTTCCACCGTTG GACTACACAGCACAGCCGCCTACTCAGGAGCTTGTAGTTCGAGATCTGCACGAGAATACTTGGACATTTCGCCATATATACCGCG GACAACCAAAGAGACATCTCCTTACAACAGGATGGAGTTTGTTTGTTGGGTCAAAGAGATTGAGAGCTGGAGATTCCGTTTTGTTCATAAGAGATGAGAAGTCACAACTGATGGTTGGTGTGAGGCGAGCTAACCGCCAACAAACAGCTCTTCCATCATCAGTTCTCTCAGCAGACAGTATGCACATCGGTGTTCTTGCTGCTGCCGCTCATGCAACTGCAAACCGCACTCCTTTCTTGATATTCTATAATCCAAG agCATGTCCAGCAGAGTTTGTGATCCCTATAGCTAAGTACCGCAAGGCTATATGTGGGTCTCAGCTCTCAGTTAGTATGAGGTTTGGAATGATGTTTGAAACTGAGGATTCCGGGAAACGTAG ATACATGGGAACCATTGTTGGGATCAGTGATTTGGATCCATTAAGATGGCCTGGTTCTAAGTGGCGTAACCTTCAAGTTGAATGGGATGAGCCTGGATGTAACGATAAGCCTACTAGGGTCAGTCCATGGGATACTGAAACACCTGAGAGTCTCTTCATTTTTCCTTCTCTGACCTCAGGACTTAAACGCCAGCTCCATCCATCTTACTTTG CTGGTGAAACCGAATGGGGCAGCTTGATCAAACGGCCTCTTATCCGTGTTTCTGATCCCACAAACGGGATCCTGCCTTACGCATCATTCCCAAACATGGCTTCAGAGCAGCTTATGAGAATGATGATGAGACCTCACAACAACCAAAACGCAACTACGTCTTTCATGTCTGAGATGCAACAGAATGTTTTAATGGGGCATCCAGGTTTACTAGGAGATATGAAGCTGCAACAACCAATGGTGCAGACGCAGCAAGAGAGCAAGCTAACAGTGAACCCATCTGCTTCCAATATGAGTGGCCAAGAACAGAATGCTCCTGCAAAATCTGAAAACCCGACACTTTCTGGTTGCAGCTCTGGGAGACTCAGTCATGGTAATGAGCAGCAGACAATGGAACAAGCTAGCCAGGTGCGAATGGTCTCAGTGTGTAATGAGGAGAAGGTTAACGAGCTGATCCAGAGACCAGTGGCCTTGTCTCCTGTGCAAGCTGATCCATGTCCTGACATACGTCAACAGATATACCCACCAACAAATGGTTTCTCTTTCCTGGAAACTGAAGAGCTCACATCACAAGTCTCTTCCTTCCAGTCTCTTGCCGGATCATACAAGCAACCATTAATGCTATCTCCCCAGGATTCCTCAGCTGTTGTGTTACCGGATTCAACAAACTCAACGCTGTTTCATGATGTGTGGGACAATCAGCTTAACGGTTTGAAGTTTGACCAGTTTAGTCCCTTGATGCAGCAGGACCTTTATGGTAATAGCACAAACAGCAGCAACATTCTAGATCCTCCACTCTCAAACACAGTTCTTGATGACTTCTGTGCCATCAAAGAAACTGACTTCCAGACCCACCCTTCCGATTGTTTGGTTGGAACCAACAACAATAGCTTCACCCAAGATGTCCAGTCACAGATCACATCTGCTAGCTTTGCAGATAACTCTGGAGGAACTGGTACTTCTTCAAGCAACGTTGACTTTGATGATAGCAGTCTGCTGCAAAACAGCAAAGGCTCACGGCAGAAACTTGCAGCACCTCGTGTCAGAACCTACACTAAG GTTCAAAAGACCGGGTCAGTTGGGAGGTCAATTGATGTCACAAGCTTTAGAGACTACAAAGAGCTGAAATCTGCAATTGAGTGCATGTTTGGACTTGAAGGATTGCTCACACGTCCACAAAGCTCAGGATGGAAGCTTGTATATGTTGACTATGAGAGTGATGTCCTGCTTGTAGGAGATGATCCATGGGA AGAGTTTGTGGGATGTGTGAAGTGCATAAGGATACTGTCGCCAACAGAGGTTCAGCAGATGAGTGAAGAAGGAATGAAGCTTTTGAACAGCGCATGCATAAACGATCTCAAGACTTCTGTTTCATAA